In the genome of Anomalospiza imberbis isolate Cuckoo-Finch-1a 21T00152 chromosome 29, ASM3175350v1, whole genome shotgun sequence, one region contains:
- the SETDB1 gene encoding histone-lysine N-methyltransferase SETDB1 isoform X1 gives MDSQDVEELQQEVMEELGISMEELQEIIDKEVENSEWVRQRKQQLEELEQCMRHKEEEVAHVDQLIDDAVRAMDKCETLAKELYSMMGLQYRESSSEDEAPAAAEVIEIPDEEDDDVMSVDSGWKRSSSNPRISRDQSLLREAMAAMRKSARDVAKFMDAVNKKTNLQEAQKGAGKKYKVKFDNKGKSLLSGNHIAYDYHPSAERHHVGRRVVARYKDGNQMWLYAGIVAETPNVKNKDRFLIFFDDGYASYVKEWELYPVCRPLKKAWEDIEDVSCRDFIEEYITAYPNRPMVLLKNGQLIKTEWEGTWWKSRVEEVDGSLVKILFLEALPMGTASVSFSFPQEDKRCEWIYRGSTRLEPMFSMKTSTASTQEKKQSGQTRTRPNVGAVRSKGPVVQYTQDLAGTGPQYKTAEPAARPTSPQPAEMECSDTQLVQGRKQVAKKSTSFRPGSVGSGHSSPSSPVLGDTPVAGRTLPAPQHRVPSGGPSQPFHGMMDRVPNEPSYRAPLEKLFYLPHVCSYACLSRVRPMRSDQYRSRNPLLIPLLYDFRRMTARRRVNRKMGFHVLYKTPCGLCLRSMHEIERYLFETDCDFLFLEMFCLDPYVLVDRKFQPYKPYYYIADITKGKEDVPLSCVNEIDNTPPPQVAYSKERIPGKGVYINTSWEFLVGCDCKDGCRDKSRCACHQLTIQASGCTPGGVINPNSGYQHKRLEECLPTGVYECNKRCKCNVNMCTNRLVQHGLQVRLQLFKTQNKGWGIRCLDDIAKGSFVCIYAGKILTDDFADKEGLEMGDEYFANLDHIESVENFKEGYESDAKCSSDNSGVDLKDDDDDEENTGTEELEESNEDSSDDNFCKDESFSTSSVLRSYATRRQTRGQRDHGLSETASKDSGLTRPLGHNEPATAPPCKLPVSEEISKNKVASWLSSSSVAEGFQDRDGASSFRMGEGGEAKAVKMEIPAEREKGCASTLGDLNGEAKAAKKEEPEESTKTPGLSSLGRRYGYNPCPPRLEGIHRPVSGTVLLQSRRQSLAPPSSEVSRTPRLEEPPPDPFLSNLEPYFGLFSAFGSQLSTGVCGCRCDFLEGSRFPLDFGGLLWI, from the exons ATGGATTCCCAGGAcgtggaggagctgcagcaggaggtgaTGGAGGAGCTGGGAATCTCCATGGAGGAGCTCCAGGAAATCATCGACAAAGAGGTGGAGAACTCGGAGTGGGTGAGGCAGcggaagcagcagctggaggagctggagcagtgcatgaggcacaaggaggaggaggtggccCACGTTGACCAGCTCATCGACGACGCCGTGAG GGCCATGGACAAGTGCGAGACGCTGGCCAAGGAGCTGTACTCCATGATGGGCCTGCAGTACCGGGAGAGCAGCTCCGAGGACGAGGCGCCGGCGGCCGCGGAAGTGATCGAGATCCCGGACGAGGAGGACGACGACGTCATGAGCGTGGACTCGGGCTGGAAGCGCA GCAGCAGCAATCCCAGAATCTCCAGGGATCAGAGTCTG CTGCGGGAAGCAATGGCTGCCATGAGGAAATCTGCCCGGGATGTTGCAAAATTCATGGATGCTGTAAACAAGAAAACGAACTTGCAGGAAGCACAGAAAG GCGCCGGCAAGAAATACAAAGTGAAATTTGATAACAAAGGAAAGAGTTTGCTCTCGGGCAACCACATTGCCTACGATTACCACCCATCTGCCGAGAGGCACCACGTGGGCCGGAGGGTGGTGGCCAGGTACAAGGATGGCAATCAGATGTGGCTCTATGCTGGGATCGTGGCTGAGACCCCCAACGTGAAGAATAAAGACAG GTTCCTGATCTTCTTTGACGATGGCTACGCGTCGTACGTGAAGGAGTGGGAGCTGTACCCGGTCTGCCGGCCAC TGAAAAAGGCCTGGGAAGACATCGAGGATGTTTCCTGTCGGGATTTCATTGAGGAATACATCACTGCCTATCCCAACCGGCCCATGGTGCTGCTGAAGAATGGGCAGCTGATCAAAAcggagtgggaagggacctggTGGAAATCCAGAGTGGAAGAAGTGGATGGAAGTCTGGTGAAAATCCTTTTCCTG GAAGCTCTTCCCATGGGAACTGCAAGTGTTTCCTTCTCGTTCCCACAAGAGGACAAACGTTGTGAGTGGATTTACCGGGGTTCCACACGCCTCGAGCCCATGTTCAGCATGAAAACTTCCACAGCTTCCACCcaggaaaagaagcaaagtGGGCAAACCAGGACTCGTCCCAACGTTG GTGCTGTGAGGAGCAAGGGCCCTGTGGTCCAGTACACCCAGGATTTAGCAGGAACCGGTCCCCAGTACAAGACTGCAGAGCCAGCTGCGCGTCCCACGTCTCCTCAGCCTGCGGAGATGGA ATGCTCCGACACCCAGCTGGTCCAGGGCAGAAAGCAGGTGGCCAAGAAAAGCACTTCCTTCCGTCCTGGCTCCGTGGGCTCCGGGCACTCGTCCCCGTCCTCCCCCGTCCTCGGGGACACCCCGGTGGCCGGGAGGACCCTCCCGGCCCCGCAGCACCG CGTCCCCAGCGGCGGCccctctcagcccttccacGGGATGATGGACCGCGTTCCCAACGAGCCGTCCTACCGTGCCCCGCTGGAGAAGCTCTTCTACCTGCCCCACGTGTGCAGCTACGCCTGCCTGTCGCGGGTGCGGCCCATGCGCAGCGACCAGTACCGCAGCCGGAACCCGCTGCTCATCCCGCTGCTCTACGACTTCCGCCGCATGACGGCGCGGCGCCGCGTCAACCGCAAGATGGGCTTCCACGTGCTCTACAAAACGCCCTGCGGGCTCTGCCTGCGCTCCATGCACGAGATCGAGCGCTACCTCTTCGAGACGGACTGCGACTTCCTGTTCCTGGAGATGTTCTGCCTGGACCCCTACGTGCTGGTGGATCGCAAGTTCCAGCCCTACAAGCCCTACTACTACATCGCCGACATCACCAAGGGCAAGGAGGACGTGCCCCTGTCCTGCGTCAACGAGATCGACAACACGCCGCCCCCGCAGGTGGCCTACAGCAAGGAGAGGATCCCCGGGAAAGGGGTGTACATCAACACCAGCTGGGAATTCCTCGTGGGCTGTGACTGCAAGGATGGCTGCAGGGACAA ATCCAGGTGTGCCTGTCACCAGCTGACCATCCAGGCCAGCGGCTGCACCCCTGGAGGGGTAATCAACCCCAACTCAGGCTACCAGCACAAGCGGCTGGAGGAATGCCTCCCAACAGG CGTTTACGAGTGCAACAAGAGGTGCAAGTGCAACGTGAACATGTGCACCAACCGCCTGGTCCAGCACGGCCTCCAGGTGCGGCTGCAGCTCTTCAAGACCCAGAACAAAGGCTGGGGCATTCGCTGCCTCGACGACATCGCCAAGGGCTCCTTTGTCTGCATCTACGCAG GAAAAATCCTCACGGATGACTTTGCTGACAAAGAGGGGCTGGAGATGGGTGACGAGTACTTTGCCAACTTGGACCACATCGAGAGCGTGGAGAACTTCAAGGAGGGCTACGAGAGCGACGCCAAGTGCTCCTCGGACAACAGCGGCGTGGACCTCAAGGatgacgacgacgacgaggaGAACACGGGCacggaggagctggaggaatcCAACGAGGACAGCTCGGACGACAACTTCTGCAAGGACGAGAGCTTCAGCACGAGCTCGGTGCTGCGCAGCTACGCCACGCGCCGGCAGACGCGCGGCCAGCGCGACCACGGCCTCTCGGAGACGGCCTCCAAGGACTCGGGGCTCACGCGGCCCCTGGGCCACAACGAGCCCGCCACGGCCCCCCCCTGCAAGCTGCCCGTGTCCGAGGAGATCTCCAAGAACAAAGTGGCCTCGtggctgagctccagcagcgtGGCCGAGGGCTTCCAGGACAGAGACGGCGCCTCGTCCTTCAGGATGGGTGAAGGAGGAGAAGCCAAGGCTGTGAAGATGGAGATccctgcagagagggagaagggctgtgCTTCCACGCTGGGAGATCTGAACGGAGAGGCAAAGGCAGCCAAGAAGGAG GAACCTGAAGAATCCACCAAAACTCCTGG GCTGAGCAGCTTGGGAAGGAGGTATGGCTACAACCCCTGCCCGCCCAGGCTGGAGGGGATCCACAGGCCGGTGAGTGGGAcggtgctgctgcagagccgcCGGCAGTCCCTGGCCCCGCCGTCCTCGGAGGTGAGCAGGACCCCCAGGCTGGAGGAGCCTCCCCCAGACCCCTTCCTTAGCAACCTTGAACCTTattttgggttgttttctgcctttggttcccagctgagcacaggggtTTGTGGCTGTAGGTGTGATTTCTTGGAGGGCAGTCGATTTcctttggattttgggggtcttttGTGGATCTGA
- the SETDB1 gene encoding histone-lysine N-methyltransferase SETDB1 isoform X3, whose product MDSQDVEELQQEVMEELGISMEELQEIIDKEVENSEWVRQRKQQLEELEQCMRHKEEEVAHVDQLIDDAVRAMDKCETLAKELYSMMGLQYRESSSEDEAPAAAEVIEIPDEEDDDVMSVDSGWKRSSSNPRISRDQSLLREAMAAMRKSARDVAKFMDAVNKKTNLQEAQKDAQPPQESPGTAQPVTVPAAPSNDLNTDGDLKVGMRILGKKRTKTWHKGTLIAIQTVGAGKKYKVKFDNKGKSLLSGNHIAYDYHPSAERHHVGRRVVARYKDGNQMWLYAGIVAETPNVKNKDRFLIFFDDGYASYVKEWELYPVCRPLKKAWEDIEDVSCRDFIEEYITAYPNRPMVLLKNGQLIKTEWEGTWWKSRVEEVDGSLVKILFLEALPMGTASVSFSFPQEDKRCEWIYRGSTRLEPMFSMKTSTASTQEKKQSGQTRTRPNVGAVRSKGPVVQYTQDLAGTGPQYKTAEPAARPTSPQPAEMERWPPAALCPSTWTDLLADLAGNSGSVVGPGGHGAIHGQAAARGPRGTFPELQAEGGLEEGGTRLDAPTPSWSRAESRWPRKALPSVLAPWAPGTRPRPPPSSGTPRWPGGPSRPRSTASPAAAPLSPSTG is encoded by the exons ATGGATTCCCAGGAcgtggaggagctgcagcaggaggtgaTGGAGGAGCTGGGAATCTCCATGGAGGAGCTCCAGGAAATCATCGACAAAGAGGTGGAGAACTCGGAGTGGGTGAGGCAGcggaagcagcagctggaggagctggagcagtgcatgaggcacaaggaggaggaggtggccCACGTTGACCAGCTCATCGACGACGCCGTGAG GGCCATGGACAAGTGCGAGACGCTGGCCAAGGAGCTGTACTCCATGATGGGCCTGCAGTACCGGGAGAGCAGCTCCGAGGACGAGGCGCCGGCGGCCGCGGAAGTGATCGAGATCCCGGACGAGGAGGACGACGACGTCATGAGCGTGGACTCGGGCTGGAAGCGCA GCAGCAGCAATCCCAGAATCTCCAGGGATCAGAGTCTG CTGCGGGAAGCAATGGCTGCCATGAGGAAATCTGCCCGGGATGTTGCAAAATTCATGGATGCTGTAAACAAGAAAACGAACTTGCAGGAAGCACAGAAAG ATGCACAACCCCCTCAGGAAtctcctggcactgcccagcccgtcactgtccctgcagcccctaGCAATGATCTCAACACTGATGGGGACCTCAAAGTGGGCatgaggattttggggaaaaaaagaaccaaGACGTGGCACAAGGGGACGCTGATTGCCATCCAGACGGTCG GCGCCGGCAAGAAATACAAAGTGAAATTTGATAACAAAGGAAAGAGTTTGCTCTCGGGCAACCACATTGCCTACGATTACCACCCATCTGCCGAGAGGCACCACGTGGGCCGGAGGGTGGTGGCCAGGTACAAGGATGGCAATCAGATGTGGCTCTATGCTGGGATCGTGGCTGAGACCCCCAACGTGAAGAATAAAGACAG GTTCCTGATCTTCTTTGACGATGGCTACGCGTCGTACGTGAAGGAGTGGGAGCTGTACCCGGTCTGCCGGCCAC TGAAAAAGGCCTGGGAAGACATCGAGGATGTTTCCTGTCGGGATTTCATTGAGGAATACATCACTGCCTATCCCAACCGGCCCATGGTGCTGCTGAAGAATGGGCAGCTGATCAAAAcggagtgggaagggacctggTGGAAATCCAGAGTGGAAGAAGTGGATGGAAGTCTGGTGAAAATCCTTTTCCTG GAAGCTCTTCCCATGGGAACTGCAAGTGTTTCCTTCTCGTTCCCACAAGAGGACAAACGTTGTGAGTGGATTTACCGGGGTTCCACACGCCTCGAGCCCATGTTCAGCATGAAAACTTCCACAGCTTCCACCcaggaaaagaagcaaagtGGGCAAACCAGGACTCGTCCCAACGTTG GTGCTGTGAGGAGCAAGGGCCCTGTGGTCCAGTACACCCAGGATTTAGCAGGAACCGGTCCCCAGTACAAGACTGCAGAGCCAGCTGCGCGTCCCACGTCTCCTCAGCCTGCGGAGATGGA GCGCTGGCCCCCGGCTGCCTTGTGTCCCTCCACTTGGACTGACCTGCTCGCTGACCTCGCTGGGAATTCGGGATCAGTGGTCGGTCCCGGTGGGCACGGAGCAATCCACGGCCAAGCCGCTGCCAGGGGCCCAAGGGGGACATTCCCGGAGCTGCAGGCTGAAGGAGGCCTGGAGGAAGGAGGAACTCGGCTTG ATGCTCCGACACCCAGCTGGTCCAGGGCAGAAAGCAGGTGGCCAAGAAAAGCACTTCCTTCCGTCCTGGCTCCGTGGGCTCCGGGCACTCGTCCCCGTCCTCCCCCGTCCTCGGGGACACCCCGGTGGCCGGGAGGACCCTCCCGGCCCCGCAGCACCG CGTCCCCAGCGGCGGCccctctcagcccttccacGGGATGA
- the CTXND2 gene encoding cortexin domain containing 2, giving the protein METPTVLPAMDVDKAVATAFVVLLGLFLLAMTVRCARLVVDPYSAIPTSTWEEEPIN; this is encoded by the coding sequence ATGGAGACCCCCACGGTGCTGCCCGCCATGGACGTGGACAAAGCCGTGGCCACGGCCTTcgtggtgctgctggggctcttCCTCCTCGCCATGACCGTGCGCTGCGCCCGGCTCGTGGTGGATCCCTACAGCGCCATTCCCACCTCCACCTGGGAGGAGGAACCCATCAActga
- the SETDB1 gene encoding histone-lysine N-methyltransferase SETDB1 isoform X2, whose amino-acid sequence MDSQDVEELQQEVMEELGISMEELQEIIDKEVENSEWVRQRKQQLEELEQCMRHKEEEVAHVDQLIDDAVRAMDKCETLAKELYSMMGLQYRESSSEDEAPAAAEVIEIPDEEDDDVMSVDSGWKRSSSNPRISRDQSLLREAMAAMRKSARDVAKFMDAVNKKTNLQEAQKDAQPPQESPGTAQPVTVPAAPSNDLNTDGDLKVGMRILGKKRTKTWHKGTLIAIQTVGAGKKYKVKFDNKGKSLLSGNHIAYDYHPSAERHHVGRRVVARYKDGNQMWLYAGIVAETPNVKNKDRFLIFFDDGYASYVKEWELYPVCRPLKKAWEDIEDVSCRDFIEEYITAYPNRPMVLLKNGQLIKTEWEGTWWKSRVEEVDGSLVKILFLEALPMGTASVSFSFPQEDKRCEWIYRGSTRLEPMFSMKTSTASTQEKKQSGQTRTRPNVGAVRSKGPVVQYTQDLAGTGPQYKTAEPAARPTSPQPAEMERWPPAALCPSTWTDLLADLAGNSGSVVGPGGHGAIHGQAAARGPRGTFPELQAEGGLEEGGTRLGDEGSVLEDTREPGNVLGDFVGEGEALPDHFCQHCGFPIRIYGRLAPCQHFFCSDCALLVGHEGGRTCPRCEQPVQEVNLCSPQALQV is encoded by the exons ATGGATTCCCAGGAcgtggaggagctgcagcaggaggtgaTGGAGGAGCTGGGAATCTCCATGGAGGAGCTCCAGGAAATCATCGACAAAGAGGTGGAGAACTCGGAGTGGGTGAGGCAGcggaagcagcagctggaggagctggagcagtgcatgaggcacaaggaggaggaggtggccCACGTTGACCAGCTCATCGACGACGCCGTGAG GGCCATGGACAAGTGCGAGACGCTGGCCAAGGAGCTGTACTCCATGATGGGCCTGCAGTACCGGGAGAGCAGCTCCGAGGACGAGGCGCCGGCGGCCGCGGAAGTGATCGAGATCCCGGACGAGGAGGACGACGACGTCATGAGCGTGGACTCGGGCTGGAAGCGCA GCAGCAGCAATCCCAGAATCTCCAGGGATCAGAGTCTG CTGCGGGAAGCAATGGCTGCCATGAGGAAATCTGCCCGGGATGTTGCAAAATTCATGGATGCTGTAAACAAGAAAACGAACTTGCAGGAAGCACAGAAAG ATGCACAACCCCCTCAGGAAtctcctggcactgcccagcccgtcactgtccctgcagcccctaGCAATGATCTCAACACTGATGGGGACCTCAAAGTGGGCatgaggattttggggaaaaaaagaaccaaGACGTGGCACAAGGGGACGCTGATTGCCATCCAGACGGTCG GCGCCGGCAAGAAATACAAAGTGAAATTTGATAACAAAGGAAAGAGTTTGCTCTCGGGCAACCACATTGCCTACGATTACCACCCATCTGCCGAGAGGCACCACGTGGGCCGGAGGGTGGTGGCCAGGTACAAGGATGGCAATCAGATGTGGCTCTATGCTGGGATCGTGGCTGAGACCCCCAACGTGAAGAATAAAGACAG GTTCCTGATCTTCTTTGACGATGGCTACGCGTCGTACGTGAAGGAGTGGGAGCTGTACCCGGTCTGCCGGCCAC TGAAAAAGGCCTGGGAAGACATCGAGGATGTTTCCTGTCGGGATTTCATTGAGGAATACATCACTGCCTATCCCAACCGGCCCATGGTGCTGCTGAAGAATGGGCAGCTGATCAAAAcggagtgggaagggacctggTGGAAATCCAGAGTGGAAGAAGTGGATGGAAGTCTGGTGAAAATCCTTTTCCTG GAAGCTCTTCCCATGGGAACTGCAAGTGTTTCCTTCTCGTTCCCACAAGAGGACAAACGTTGTGAGTGGATTTACCGGGGTTCCACACGCCTCGAGCCCATGTTCAGCATGAAAACTTCCACAGCTTCCACCcaggaaaagaagcaaagtGGGCAAACCAGGACTCGTCCCAACGTTG GTGCTGTGAGGAGCAAGGGCCCTGTGGTCCAGTACACCCAGGATTTAGCAGGAACCGGTCCCCAGTACAAGACTGCAGAGCCAGCTGCGCGTCCCACGTCTCCTCAGCCTGCGGAGATGGA GCGCTGGCCCCCGGCTGCCTTGTGTCCCTCCACTTGGACTGACCTGCTCGCTGACCTCGCTGGGAATTCGGGATCAGTGGTCGGTCCCGGTGGGCACGGAGCAATCCACGGCCAAGCCGCTGCCAGGGGCCCAAGGGGGACATTCCCGGAGCTGCAGGCTGAAGGAGGCCTGGAGGAAGGAGGAACTCGGCTTGGTGATGAAGGGAGTGTGTTGGAGGACACCAGGGAACCTGGGAATGTGCTCGGGGACTTCGTAGGGGAGGGAGAGGCTCTCCCAGATCATTTTTGCCAGCACTGTGGATTTCCCATCCGGATTTACGGCCGCCTGGCCCCGTGCCAGCACTTCTTCTGCTCTGACTGTGCCCTGCTGGTGGGGCACGAGGGAGGCAGGACATGTCCCAGGtgtgagcagcctgtgcaggaggTCAATCTTTGCTCCCCGCAGGCTCTCCAGGTGTAG